In the Syntrophales bacterium genome, one interval contains:
- a CDS encoding MATE family efflux transporter, giving the protein MTSSLKKTMRHLWNRDGGYRELLVIALPLIASTSSWSVQHFVDRMFLTWYSSETVAAAMPAGLLSFTISCIFMGTASYVGTFTAQYYGARRPKRCGPSLWQGLYVALLGGIVQLMFIPSAAALFSFVGHSPEIREYETLYFSILCCGGFFIIASSAMAGFLSGLGRTWPIMWVNLISTAINLFLDWLLIFGNWGFPEMGIGGAGIATIVSLAANFIMYGLIIFRNRYETTFGTLSGWRFDMMLFRRLIRYGFPSGLQFFIDNTGFTVFTLIMGRLGTDALAATTIALNISTLAFMPMIGVGIAASVLVGRRLGENRPSLAVTSTWTAFSLTFSYMLALSLIYLFLPGLVIAPFAWSADLESFTPIAALAVVLLRFVAVYSLFDTLNIIFSSALKGAGDTRFVMIATLVLTLGILVLPSFAAVFVFSAGLYALWTVASLYIAAIGCVFLVRFLGGAWKSMRVIEEAPVIVPPTLPEAPTSITTAGGS; this is encoded by the coding sequence GTGACATCGAGCCTCAAGAAAACCATGCGTCACCTCTGGAACCGGGACGGCGGGTACCGGGAGCTTCTTGTCATCGCCCTCCCTCTCATCGCCAGCACGAGTTCCTGGTCTGTTCAGCATTTCGTGGACCGCATGTTTCTCACCTGGTATTCCTCTGAAACAGTTGCCGCCGCCATGCCCGCCGGTCTTCTGTCATTTACCATCAGCTGCATTTTCATGGGGACCGCCAGCTACGTGGGAACCTTCACGGCCCAGTACTATGGGGCCAGGCGGCCGAAACGGTGCGGCCCTTCCCTGTGGCAGGGTCTGTACGTAGCCCTCCTGGGCGGGATTGTTCAACTCATGTTCATACCCTCGGCGGCCGCACTGTTTTCTTTTGTCGGCCACAGCCCGGAAATCCGGGAGTACGAAACTCTGTACTTTTCCATACTCTGCTGCGGAGGCTTCTTTATCATCGCTTCGTCGGCCATGGCGGGCTTTCTTTCGGGATTGGGACGTACCTGGCCCATCATGTGGGTTAATCTCATCTCCACGGCAATCAATCTTTTCCTTGACTGGCTCCTTATTTTCGGGAACTGGGGTTTCCCGGAGATGGGAATAGGAGGAGCCGGCATCGCCACCATCGTGTCACTTGCGGCAAACTTCATCATGTACGGGCTGATCATTTTCAGGAACCGCTACGAAACAACCTTCGGCACGCTCTCGGGTTGGCGTTTTGACATGATGCTCTTCCGCAGGCTGATCCGTTACGGGTTCCCCAGCGGACTCCAGTTTTTCATAGACAACACGGGCTTCACCGTATTCACGTTGATTATGGGCCGGCTGGGTACCGACGCCCTGGCGGCAACAACCATAGCCCTCAATATCAGCACCCTCGCCTTCATGCCCATGATAGGCGTCGGCATAGCGGCATCGGTCCTGGTGGGTCGGCGCCTGGGAGAAAACCGGCCCTCCCTGGCTGTGACATCGACCTGGACCGCTTTCTCTCTCACCTTTTCTTACATGCTCGCCCTTTCACTTATCTATCTGTTCCTTCCCGGCCTGGTCATAGCGCCTTTCGCCTGGTCGGCCGATCTGGAATCCTTCACCCCCATTGCCGCGCTCGCCGTGGTTCTTCTCAGGTTCGTGGCGGTGTACTCCCTTTTCGACACGCTGAACATCATCTTCTCGTCAGCCCTCAAGGGGGCGGGCGACACGCGCTTCGTCATGATAGCAACACTTGTCCTGACCTTGGGGATACTGGTCTTGCCGAGTTTTGCGGCGGTCTTTGTGTTTTCCGCCGGCCTGTATGCCCTGTGGACCGTCGCGTCACTCTACATAGCCGCGATCGGATGCGTCTTTCTCGTCAGGTTCCTGGGCGGCGCGTGGAAATCCATGAGAGTGATCGAGGAGGCGCCGGTCATCGTGCCGCCCACTCTCCCTGAAGCACCGACAAGCATCACCACCGCGGGGGGCTCATGA
- a CDS encoding DUF1566 domain-containing protein — MSTHGIFKTVAAVILPVAVILWGCGTMPGERGDGGNGFSIVSTESDDRENGAGDGRDQEEARDYRHVSSRPETVTAPTAYEKEFSGPSATMLHTVSIEGFETGAEILIHADGPIRNFVTFLLADPDRIVCDLYGLSSPYKGEQVIAADSSPWLDRVRHYGHSRKVRVVIDGRADLLEEAVAMTVQEGLLIQIGRPVRDLRPPRQIPPEIQEVDRDLPFIAYEDGTILDTRTNLMWASRDNGNDIDWEHATSYCENYRGGGYTDWRMPKQYELAELYDGSKRYKPTQRMYTVHLTPLIELSTSWVWASETRAFDAAAFSFYNGSRHWLAQVYTSSIRALPVRSVY, encoded by the coding sequence ATGAGTACACACGGCATTTTCAAGACGGTTGCGGCCGTTATTCTGCCTGTCGCAGTCATCTTGTGGGGCTGCGGCACGATGCCCGGCGAGCGCGGGGATGGCGGGAACGGCTTCAGTATCGTCAGCACGGAATCGGACGACAGGGAAAACGGGGCCGGTGATGGTCGTGATCAGGAGGAAGCCCGGGATTACAGACATGTCTCTTCACGGCCGGAGACGGTTACGGCGCCAACGGCATACGAAAAGGAGTTCAGCGGTCCCTCGGCGACCATGCTTCACACGGTATCCATTGAAGGGTTTGAAACAGGCGCAGAGATCCTCATCCACGCCGATGGTCCGATCAGAAACTTTGTTACATTTCTTCTGGCCGATCCGGATCGAATCGTTTGCGATCTGTACGGCCTGAGCAGTCCCTACAAGGGCGAACAGGTCATAGCCGCGGATAGCTCGCCCTGGCTGGACAGGGTTCGTCATTACGGCCACAGCCGGAAGGTTCGCGTGGTCATCGACGGCAGAGCTGACCTTCTTGAAGAAGCCGTCGCCATGACTGTTCAGGAGGGACTCCTGATTCAGATCGGGCGCCCGGTGCGTGACCTGCGTCCACCCCGGCAGATTCCGCCGGAAATTCAGGAAGTCGATCGAGATTTACCCTTTATCGCCTACGAGGACGGAACGATCCTCGATACGCGCACAAACCTCATGTGGGCTTCACGGGACAACGGAAACGATATAGATTGGGAGCATGCAACCTCCTATTGCGAAAACTATCGAGGAGGCGGATACACTGACTGGAGAATGCCGAAGCAGTATGAACTTGCTGAGCTGTATGACGGGAGCAAGCGTTACAAACCGACTCAACGTATGTATACTGTTCACTTGACCCCGTTGATCGAGCTGTCGACCTCGTGGGTCTGGGCATCCGAAACGCGCGCTTTCGACGCGGCCGCTTTTTCTTTCTACAACGGCAGCAGGCACTGGCTCGCCCAGGTCTACACCTCCAGCATCAGGGCCCTCCCGGTCCGTTCAGTATATTGA
- a CDS encoding response regulator transcription factor: MKILLGSANQAVIERWADLLSSDRTEEAKTHKEVRLRCAARTFDLILLHRSLVDLAAFSELRRAVPRGRFLLLSDLPSEEEGLAFLKAGIDGYGNTYMARERLVEASRVITGGGVWLGRKIVQRLIRDMAVRVPERAANENDRALKGLTNMERTVADMVATGMTNLEIAADLNITERTVKAHLTSIYMKTKTGNRLSLALLINR, from the coding sequence ATGAAGATACTTCTGGGCAGTGCGAACCAAGCTGTGATCGAGAGGTGGGCCGACCTCCTTTCCTCTGACAGGACCGAAGAGGCGAAAACACATAAGGAAGTGAGGCTCCGATGCGCGGCACGAACCTTCGATTTGATTCTCCTGCATCGTTCCCTGGTGGATCTGGCCGCCTTTTCGGAATTGCGAAGAGCGGTTCCCCGGGGACGCTTTCTTCTGCTGTCGGACCTGCCGAGCGAAGAAGAGGGGCTCGCTTTTCTGAAAGCGGGAATAGACGGATACGGCAACACCTACATGGCGCGGGAGCGCCTCGTCGAAGCGTCACGGGTCATTACCGGAGGCGGTGTCTGGCTGGGCCGGAAGATTGTCCAGCGGCTGATTCGTGACATGGCTGTCCGGGTACCGGAACGGGCGGCAAACGAAAACGACAGGGCCCTCAAAGGCCTGACAAACATGGAACGCACCGTTGCCGATATGGTGGCGACGGGGATGACAAACCTTGAGATCGCCGCCGATCTGAACATTACCGAGCGGACCGTCAAGGCCCATCTGACCTCCATCTACATGAAGACAAAAACCGGCAACCGCCTGAGCCTGGCCCTGCTTATCAACCGTTAA
- a CDS encoding HlyD family type I secretion periplasmic adaptor subunit, translating into MTEEHHEAPVPSPDGKERKTQELFYRMEAADLEFATDIRTSILAQSPRGGRAIIWAVLVLVIAGLYWASISEIEEVTRGEGKVIPSGQIQVIQNLEGGILSEILVKPGDRVEKNQLLLRIDETRFSSSFQQNRARYLANLAKAARLSAEAAGTPFTVPGEVTEEMPEIAESERQLYVSRQKELNSAIEIRQEQLNQRTIELRELTVKLDELNKTYALFQNELEVLRPLVKQGAFSEMELLQSERRASEMRGEIEVTKQSIPRARSRIDESRAALQEVRLNFVNKAKSELNEVSSILGEETASAVALKDRLDRTLVRSPVNGTVNRVLVSTVGGVIQPGMDLIEIVPADGTLLVEAKIRPADIAFLRPDQRAMIKITAYDFTIYGGLEAHLEHIGADSITDDKGISFYLVQLRTERNFLGTDNNPLPIIPGMIVTADILTGKRTILSYLLKPVLRAKYTALRER; encoded by the coding sequence TTGACAGAAGAACATCATGAAGCACCAGTGCCGAGTCCTGACGGGAAAGAACGGAAAACGCAGGAGCTGTTCTATCGCATGGAGGCTGCGGATCTTGAATTTGCAACAGATATCCGGACATCGATTCTCGCCCAGTCCCCCCGGGGCGGCAGGGCGATTATCTGGGCTGTGCTGGTCCTTGTTATTGCAGGCCTTTACTGGGCCTCCATCTCAGAAATCGAGGAAGTGACCAGGGGCGAGGGTAAAGTTATACCATCGGGCCAGATCCAGGTAATTCAGAACCTTGAAGGGGGGATCCTGTCCGAGATTCTTGTGAAACCCGGTGACAGGGTTGAAAAGAACCAGTTGCTGCTCAGAATAGATGAAACCCGATTTTCATCATCATTCCAGCAGAACCGGGCGAGATACCTCGCAAACCTGGCCAAGGCGGCACGCTTGAGCGCCGAAGCTGCCGGAACGCCCTTCACGGTGCCCGGGGAAGTAACGGAAGAGATGCCTGAGATCGCTGAAAGTGAACGGCAGTTATATGTTTCACGGCAGAAAGAACTGAATTCAGCCATCGAAATCAGGCAGGAACAGCTCAATCAGCGGACCATCGAACTGAGAGAACTCACTGTCAAGCTCGACGAACTCAACAAAACCTATGCCCTTTTTCAGAACGAACTGGAAGTCTTGCGGCCGCTGGTGAAACAGGGCGCCTTTTCTGAAATGGAGCTTCTTCAGTCGGAACGCAGGGCGAGTGAGATGCGTGGAGAGATAGAGGTAACGAAGCAATCCATTCCCCGTGCCCGCTCCAGGATCGATGAAAGCAGGGCGGCGCTGCAAGAGGTGCGGCTGAACTTCGTCAACAAGGCCAAGTCTGAACTGAACGAGGTTTCTTCGATCCTGGGAGAGGAAACGGCCAGCGCCGTCGCACTGAAGGACCGCCTGGACCGGACACTCGTGCGATCTCCCGTCAACGGTACGGTGAACCGGGTGCTGGTCAGCACGGTTGGCGGCGTTATCCAGCCCGGTATGGATCTGATAGAAATCGTTCCCGCCGATGGAACACTGCTCGTCGAGGCGAAGATCAGACCCGCCGACATCGCCTTCCTGAGGCCCGACCAGCGGGCCATGATAAAGATTACAGCCTACGACTTTACTATATATGGCGGGCTCGAGGCACACCTCGAGCATATCGGTGCCGACAGCATAACCGATGACAAGGGCATCAGCTTTTATCTGGTCCAGTTGAGGACGGAAAGAAACTTTCTCGGAACAGATAACAATCCACTGCCGATCATTCCCGGAATGATCGTGACGGCCGACATTCTTACCGGCAAGAGAACGATACTGTCATACCTGTTGAAACCCGTCTTGAGAGCCAAGTACACCGCATTGAGAGAAAGGTGA
- a CDS encoding type I secretion system permease/ATPase, with translation MKGMPAAMDQSSPKEWKIEGDSVAHDDPLLECLIQVTKLYGYPATRTGLVSGLPLVKNRLTVELFSRAAARADLSSRVMKKPLGGISLLQLPAILLLQGRQACVLAGIDLANDTFTVLFPETGMGEQRIARKELENLYTGYVIFVRPRYRLEKKTLEEMSPGTEKNWFWGTILKNWRIYRDVLVASFLINLFGLATPFFVLLVYDRVIPNYAVETLWVLAIGITVIYFFAVLMRSLRSYFIDEAGNKANLVISSILLQKVLDLKLEVRPQSIGSFTRNLQEFESIRDFVTSFSITSVIDLPFMLLGLFVVWYLGGNVVVIFLVAMAIMALHALLIQNPLRSAVGKTLQASSQKNAILVEGISGLETIKTLGAESQIQRAWEEAVSYIARWSARARMLTNSVTDASFFWQSTVVVGVVIAGVYKIYLGELSQGGLIALVILSRQVLAPMGQVVSLATRYQRAKEALGTLNDIMTLPVERPAGKHFLHRSRVNGSLGIKNVTFSYPGQTTRVFNNCSLEIRAGEKVGIIGPVGSGKTTLGKLILGLYEPQSGMITVDGTDIRQIDPTELRRFIGYVPQDIQLFRGTVRNNITMGTHDVDDMTILRAADVAAVDDFVRKHPLGYDMEIGELGRGLSGGQRQCIVIARALLLDPPILVLDEPTSNMDNRTEVRLRKKLGELIENKTLVLITHRASLLDMVDRLVVIDNGTIIADGPKASVLEALRKGQLRP, from the coding sequence ATGAAAGGTATGCCCGCTGCAATGGATCAGTCTTCTCCGAAGGAATGGAAGATTGAAGGAGATAGCGTCGCCCATGACGACCCTCTGCTGGAGTGTCTGATCCAGGTGACAAAACTGTACGGTTACCCGGCTACCCGAACAGGCCTGGTGTCGGGACTGCCCCTCGTCAAAAACCGGCTCACCGTCGAACTCTTTTCACGGGCGGCGGCACGGGCCGATCTGTCATCCCGTGTGATGAAGAAACCGCTGGGCGGGATTTCCCTCTTACAGCTGCCGGCTATCCTGCTTCTCCAGGGGCGGCAGGCCTGTGTTCTTGCCGGTATCGATCTCGCGAACGACACGTTCACGGTCCTGTTTCCTGAAACGGGCATGGGAGAGCAGCGTATCGCCAGGAAAGAACTGGAGAATCTCTACACGGGCTACGTCATTTTCGTCCGCCCCAGATACCGCCTTGAAAAGAAAACCCTGGAGGAAATGTCTCCCGGCACAGAGAAAAACTGGTTCTGGGGAACGATTTTAAAAAACTGGCGGATATACCGTGACGTGCTGGTTGCCTCCTTTCTGATCAATCTCTTCGGTCTTGCCACACCGTTCTTCGTGCTTCTCGTTTATGACCGGGTTATTCCCAATTATGCCGTCGAGACGTTGTGGGTTCTTGCCATCGGCATTACGGTGATCTACTTTTTTGCCGTGCTTATGCGGAGCCTGCGGAGCTACTTTATAGACGAAGCCGGAAACAAGGCAAACCTGGTTATTTCTTCGATTTTGCTTCAAAAGGTGCTTGACCTGAAACTGGAAGTCCGTCCCCAGTCAATCGGATCCTTTACCCGTAATCTACAGGAGTTCGAAAGTATACGGGATTTCGTTACCTCCTTTTCCATCACGTCCGTGATAGACCTGCCCTTCATGCTTCTGGGATTGTTCGTGGTCTGGTATCTCGGGGGTAATGTAGTCGTCATATTCCTGGTTGCCATGGCCATCATGGCCCTCCATGCCTTGCTGATACAGAATCCTCTCCGCTCGGCTGTGGGGAAAACCCTCCAGGCCTCATCCCAGAAAAACGCCATTCTTGTCGAGGGTATCTCGGGACTTGAAACGATAAAGACTCTTGGTGCCGAAAGCCAGATCCAGCGTGCCTGGGAAGAGGCAGTGAGCTATATCGCCAGATGGAGTGCCCGGGCCAGGATGCTGACCAACTCGGTTACCGATGCTTCCTTTTTCTGGCAGAGTACCGTTGTCGTGGGTGTCGTCATCGCCGGCGTCTACAAAATCTACCTGGGCGAACTATCCCAGGGCGGTCTCATCGCCCTGGTCATTCTTTCCCGCCAGGTGCTGGCGCCCATGGGCCAGGTGGTGAGCCTCGCTACCCGCTACCAGCGGGCCAAGGAGGCCCTCGGGACGCTCAACGATATCATGACACTTCCCGTGGAGAGACCCGCGGGCAAGCACTTCCTCCACCGATCCCGGGTCAACGGATCACTGGGGATAAAAAACGTCACCTTTTCCTATCCCGGTCAGACCACCAGGGTTTTCAACAATTGTTCGCTGGAAATAAGGGCCGGGGAAAAAGTAGGAATCATCGGTCCCGTCGGATCCGGAAAGACCACGCTGGGTAAGCTCATACTGGGACTCTACGAGCCCCAGAGCGGCATGATCACCGTGGACGGAACTGATATCCGCCAGATCGATCCGACGGAACTCCGCCGTTTCATCGGCTATGTTCCTCAGGATATACAGCTGTTCCGGGGTACCGTCAGGAACAACATCACCATGGGAACCCATGATGTTGACGACATGACTATACTGCGGGCCGCCGATGTCGCCGCCGTCGACGACTTTGTCAGAAAACATCCACTTGGATATGACATGGAAATAGGGGAACTGGGCCGGGGGCTTTCCGGCGGACAGCGACAGTGCATAGTCATTGCCCGCGCGCTGTTGCTTGATCCTCCCATACTGGTGCTGGATGAGCCCACGAGCAACATGGACAACCGGACCGAGGTCCGGCTCAGGAAGAAACTGGGAGAGCTGATCGAGAACAAGACCCTGGTCCTGATAACACACCGGGCCTCCCTGCTGGACATGGTGGACCGCCTTGTCGTAATCGACAACGGTACCATCATTGCGGACGGACCGAAGGCCTCTGTCCTGGAGGCATTGAGAAAGGGTCAGTTGAGGCCATAA
- a CDS encoding EAL domain-containing protein codes for MTLYRQLIIFTFVLFLVLFAGTWYAKLETTRSFLVDQLESHAQDTATSLGLSITQHMATHDMATIESMINAVFDRGYYMVVRLADVRDTILIDRTLDVTIENVPPWFIRWISLETPDATAYVMAGWNMAGSVYVKSHPGYAYKTLWDDVVSTTLWFLACAVFVLIAGGVGLRFLLRPLALVEKQADAICRKEYEIQERIPWTREFRRVVEAMNRMTFRVKEMFEEQVMQAEGFRERAYTDPVTGLGSRRYFDTQVTARLDRKDSITKGILLLVKLNDLDKLNKEKGFEAGDEFLRRVATLLQDATSSYASCVLARLTGGDFGIFLPDAPVWDAETIARGIAGMLGRLAVEQIALTDNVGYVGASTYETTVTLGRMLSEADLALSMARQTGANGWAVRAITEETNAMPLGQQQWKEILEKAISEDRMSYDAQPVVKTSDMNMLHHLELFSRIILEDGKVLSAGVFIPLAERLNLMSSIDRAVIETVIKLDRRQLPVETLAVNLSAASLRDEAFREWLQSTLMDLPTTSPRMIFEFSEFNAVQNPELVREIGVFLRDRGHGIGLDHYGQSFSNLGYLKSILPDYVKIDRAYTGELKDKDSDSRFFIGSLCSVAHSIDIMVIAEGVETEEQVDVLKDLNVDAIQGYVIDRPRPILEMLKK; via the coding sequence ATGACACTATATCGCCAACTTATCATTTTTACCTTTGTGTTGTTCCTTGTGCTCTTCGCAGGGACCTGGTACGCGAAGCTGGAAACCACGCGTTCCTTCCTGGTGGACCAGCTTGAGTCCCATGCCCAGGATACCGCGACCTCACTTGGACTTTCCATTACACAGCACATGGCAACGCACGATATGGCAACCATTGAAAGCATGATCAACGCGGTTTTTGACCGCGGTTATTATATGGTAGTCCGATTGGCCGATGTCAGAGATACCATACTGATCGATCGCACTCTGGATGTTACCATCGAAAACGTACCCCCATGGTTTATCCGCTGGATCAGCCTGGAAACGCCCGATGCCACCGCGTACGTGATGGCCGGGTGGAACATGGCAGGTTCCGTTTATGTCAAGAGCCATCCCGGCTATGCCTACAAAACACTCTGGGATGACGTTGTCAGCACGACTTTATGGTTTCTTGCCTGCGCTGTCTTTGTTCTCATAGCCGGCGGCGTTGGACTGCGCTTTTTACTGAGGCCTCTGGCGCTTGTGGAGAAACAGGCCGATGCCATCTGCAGGAAAGAATACGAGATACAGGAACGCATACCCTGGACCAGGGAATTCAGGCGTGTCGTCGAGGCCATGAATCGCATGACCTTCAGAGTCAAGGAGATGTTCGAGGAGCAGGTCATGCAGGCGGAAGGCTTCCGGGAACGGGCATACACGGATCCGGTCACCGGTTTGGGAAGCCGCCGTTACTTCGACACGCAGGTTACGGCCCGTCTTGATCGCAAGGACAGCATAACGAAGGGAATTTTACTTCTGGTCAAATTGAACGATCTCGACAAGCTCAACAAGGAGAAGGGGTTCGAGGCAGGCGATGAATTTCTGAGACGGGTTGCAACGTTGCTTCAGGATGCCACCAGCAGCTACGCGAGTTGTGTCCTTGCCCGTCTCACGGGCGGCGATTTCGGCATTTTTCTACCTGACGCGCCGGTCTGGGACGCGGAGACAATCGCCCGCGGCATAGCAGGCATGCTGGGAAGACTGGCGGTCGAGCAGATTGCCTTGACGGACAATGTCGGCTATGTGGGAGCCTCGACCTATGAAACCACCGTGACACTGGGGCGCATGCTTTCAGAAGCCGATCTCGCCCTGTCAATGGCCCGCCAGACAGGGGCCAATGGCTGGGCGGTGCGGGCGATTACGGAAGAAACGAACGCCATGCCGCTTGGGCAGCAACAGTGGAAGGAAATTCTTGAAAAAGCCATCAGTGAGGACAGGATGAGCTATGACGCCCAGCCGGTGGTGAAGACCTCCGACATGAACATGCTGCATCACCTGGAACTTTTCTCCCGGATCATACTTGAAGACGGCAAGGTTCTGAGCGCCGGTGTGTTCATTCCGCTGGCGGAGCGCCTGAACCTGATGTCGTCCATCGACCGGGCGGTCATCGAAACGGTTATCAAGCTTGACCGCAGGCAGCTTCCCGTTGAAACCCTTGCGGTAAACCTGTCAGCTGCTTCTCTGAGAGACGAAGCCTTCAGGGAATGGTTGCAATCAACCCTGATGGATCTGCCCACAACGTCGCCCCGCATGATTTTCGAATTTTCCGAGTTTAACGCTGTCCAGAACCCGGAACTGGTCAGGGAAATCGGAGTATTCCTCCGTGACAGGGGTCATGGTATCGGTCTTGATCACTATGGGCAGAGCTTCTCGAACCTGGGATATCTCAAATCGATACTGCCCGATTATGTAAAAATAGACAGGGCTTATACGGGGGAACTCAAAGACAAGGACAGTGACAGCCGCTTTTTCATCGGCTCTTTGTGTAGTGTCGCTCACAGCATCGACATCATGGTTATTGCCGAAGGGGTCGAGACTGAAGAGCAGGTGGACGTTCTGAAGGATCTGAATGTCGACGCTATCCAGGGGTATGTAATCGACAGGCCGAGGCCGATTTTGGAGATGTTAAAAAAGTAA
- a CDS encoding transglutaminase-like cysteine peptidase, giving the protein MGRAIKRIPFWLILIIIVASVVAGARSVDDFRISRELIKQAETKYGADAATRLLEWEDMIRTADRGATDLEKLEKVNDFFNSRVRYVSDWDLWGVEDYWATPFETLSRNAGDCEDFAIAKYFTLKAIGVKEEKINIMYVKALQYGIAHMVLAYYSSPEADPLILDNIIDGMLPGSQRADLLPVFGFNGSGLWTAKQRAEGKLPGKAERIKPWQNLQERMSSGRL; this is encoded by the coding sequence ATGGGTCGCGCAATTAAAAGAATCCCCTTCTGGCTGATCCTTATCATTATCGTGGCGAGTGTCGTTGCCGGCGCCCGCAGTGTCGATGACTTTCGTATCAGTCGTGAACTCATCAAACAGGCGGAAACCAAGTACGGTGCGGATGCGGCAACCCGTCTGCTTGAGTGGGAAGATATGATACGTACAGCGGACAGAGGCGCGACGGATCTTGAAAAGCTTGAAAAAGTGAATGATTTCTTTAACAGCCGAGTCCGGTACGTATCGGATTGGGATTTGTGGGGGGTAGAAGATTACTGGGCCACGCCCTTTGAGACTCTCAGCAGAAACGCCGGGGATTGTGAAGATTTTGCCATAGCCAAGTACTTTACCCTCAAGGCGATCGGGGTGAAAGAAGAGAAAATAAACATCATGTACGTCAAGGCCCTTCAGTACGGGATCGCCCACATGGTTCTTGCTTACTACAGCAGTCCTGAAGCGGATCCGCTGATTTTGGACAACATAATCGACGGTATGCTGCCCGGATCTCAACGGGCCGACCTGCTGCCCGTTTTCGGGTTCAACGGTAGCGGTCTCTGGACGGCGAAGCAACGGGCGGAAGGAAAGCTCCCCGGGAAGGCTGAACGGATCAAGCCATGGCAGAATCTGCAGGAAAGGATGTCATCAGGCAGACTTTAA
- a CDS encoding TolC family outer membrane protein, translated as MWGTFLKRAVVVAAGALILACGHAWADETPGPAGGETLKDAIQSVLQTHPEIKAAAYGRTARDWEVVQAWSSFFPTLDGYMSYGYQKQDKPSLLDDTSYPKQNVLSLRQNVFRGGANLADIKRQEARVKSQAYLVQGTSENMALMTARVYMNVLRNTKLHELANENLVNHERIADQVELRLRAGVDAKAEMEQVMGRLALAKSNVVVTSANLRDAVTDYHALLGWLPEDLDEVEPLDVTLPGALEDAEQAALTNHPVIKSAKADLEAREEQHNVAKRILSPSVDLAANYYWNKNVDPYAGRRRYLTATATASMNFFSGGRDYGRIQETSYLLKEAEEILHNTRRQTVQSIRLSWEAYKSTMERVVYLEEYVEAAVATAEAFATQWNIGRRTMFDLLDTQAEAINARSDLIRAQYDLVYAEYRILNSLGMLVHSVGLEWPDEGRVEGDE; from the coding sequence ATGTGGGGTACGTTTTTAAAAAGAGCAGTCGTTGTTGCGGCAGGGGCACTGATTCTGGCCTGCGGTCATGCTTGGGCCGACGAGACCCCCGGACCTGCCGGGGGAGAAACGCTGAAAGACGCCATACAGAGTGTTCTTCAGACACATCCTGAAATCAAGGCGGCCGCGTATGGGAGGACAGCGAGGGACTGGGAGGTTGTTCAGGCCTGGTCATCCTTTTTCCCGACCCTCGATGGTTACATGTCCTATGGGTATCAGAAACAGGACAAGCCCTCTCTCCTCGATGATACGTCCTATCCCAAGCAGAACGTGCTGAGCCTTCGTCAGAATGTGTTTCGTGGCGGAGCTAATCTGGCGGACATAAAGAGGCAGGAGGCGCGGGTTAAATCACAGGCCTATCTCGTGCAGGGGACATCGGAAAACATGGCGCTCATGACGGCCAGGGTTTACATGAACGTGCTGCGGAACACCAAGCTTCACGAACTGGCCAACGAAAACCTCGTCAATCACGAACGCATTGCCGACCAGGTGGAGTTGAGGTTGCGAGCGGGCGTTGACGCCAAGGCGGAAATGGAGCAGGTAATGGGCCGTCTCGCGCTGGCAAAATCAAACGTCGTCGTTACTTCGGCAAATCTTCGGGACGCCGTAACCGATTACCACGCGTTGCTGGGCTGGCTGCCGGAAGACCTGGATGAAGTCGAGCCGCTGGACGTCACATTGCCTGGAGCCCTCGAAGACGCGGAACAGGCAGCTCTTACCAACCATCCTGTCATCAAGTCCGCCAAGGCCGATCTTGAAGCACGGGAAGAGCAGCACAACGTAGCCAAGCGGATACTCTCCCCGAGCGTCGATCTCGCGGCCAATTACTACTGGAATAAAAACGTGGATCCCTATGCAGGACGTCGGAGGTATCTGACAGCCACAGCCACGGCGAGCATGAATTTCTTCAGCGGGGGCCGGGACTACGGACGTATCCAGGAAACATCATACCTTCTCAAGGAAGCGGAGGAGATACTTCATAACACCCGTCGCCAGACTGTTCAGTCTATTCGTCTGTCCTGGGAAGCCTACAAGTCGACAATGGAGCGGGTCGTCTATCTGGAGGAATATGTCGAAGCCGCTGTCGCAACGGCGGAAGCGTTTGCCACCCAGTGGAACATCGGAAGGCGAACCATGTTCGACCTGCTGGATACCCAGGCGGAAGCGATCAATGCCAGATCCGACCTCATACGGGCCCAGTATGACCTGGTGTACGCCGAATACCGTATTTTAAACAGCCTCGGCATGCTCGTTCATTCAGTGGGACTCGAATGGCCTGACGAAGGACGTGTCGAAGGCGATGAGTAG